A window of Diabrotica virgifera virgifera chromosome 9, PGI_DIABVI_V3a contains these coding sequences:
- the LOC126890947 gene encoding uncharacterized protein LOC126890947, producing MSSKQELTILKGKRDQYRRFLARINEFVCQQNDGDITDIVSQQLIVRREKSDDLLIKYSDIDAEIKTFDKKDQDQIESFEELYYNVQSKINVLISKSNLGQAKTPGVDCDKIRNSDWSQGMPSTRLPYVNIPVFNGVNLDDYKPFQNLFLAIIHKNKCLSEVKKMFYLRSYLKGEALALISNLELTDESYKEALKLLDERYNNESLLVSSHIYKILDMPPVVKGTSSSLREFVSLIKQQVTALKNLGELTDAWNSLLVCLLSRKLDSHTNKCFQLDRDNSKLSTLNEFLQYLENRALALESVTTAADNVSRQKVKVSHVTVNNKSDKKCKFCLTLGHKLYQCQNFKLESFENKSDFILKNKICIVCLSAHSGKCRFKFKCQICSSSEHNSILCNTNNVVQHKVGLVGRIPNTTVLLPTVKFRVKTKDDQYLIVRGLNDSGSEVSLITQQLAKQLGHSIDASQMTLVGVTNCAKSITESVTIKIESCIYNFSMEVTCHIIDNITCMLPHLQFESSKLIPSTVQLSDNAFNTPGTIDVLLGANIFFSILLTGTIKLGCNNLVLQNTFLGYVVSGEIPEVAKNKFMCNNAVSLFIQNNTSSVDVSSNLENIISKFWECERVPQVIVEYDNDQAACEQRFRNSVCRINNRFQVELPLKKNVESLNIGDTFSAAHSRFLNLEKRLHVNPELFGSYKQFIDEYVALGHAKILNLGEIDINNPSNYFLSHHAVIRQDKKTTVFDGSLKSKRGISLNECMFYGAVVQPELNSLEDAIETQRQLISILNLGSFKLHKWSSNSETILKEIPTHLQHLDDKDFSQNNFVIKALGLEYNVRTDIFEISVPRTNFETCVTKRQILSAISKLWDPMGICGPILVESKLIMQKLWLAKLKWDEVVSDELLDLWKKFSSELAQMEKIILPRNLKFTGASSISLIGFCDSSIYAYGAVIYTQTIKDEKIHINLLCSKSRIAPINKKLSIPRLELNSALLLSNLINKIFLLLKNEVSKVYLYSDSNIVLAWIKSDPINLNPYVANRITKMQSLTRDFKWGYVPSKQNPADCLSRGVSPLDLKLNSIWFTGPDFVKIMTSR from the exons ATGAGTTCCAAACAAGAACTAACAATTTTAAAAGGTAAAAGAGATCAATATAGACGCTTTTTGGCTAGAATAAACGAGTTTGTTTGTCAACAAAATGATGGTGATATCACAGATATAGTGAGCCAACAACTTATTGTAAGACGAGAAAAATCTGATGATCTCTTAATTAAGTATTCAGATATTGATGCGGAAATTAAAACATTTGATAAGAAAGATCAAGACCAAATTGAGTCTTTTGAGGAGTTGTACTATAATGTACAAtctaaaattaatgttttaatttcCAAATCGAATTTAGGTCAGGCTAAGACACCAGGTGTAGATTGTGACAAGATCAGAAATTCAGATTGGAGTCAGGGTATGCCTTCGACAAGGTTGCCTTACGTTAATATTCCTGTGTTTAATGGTGTAAACTTAGATGATTATAAACCAtttcaaaatctatttttagctATAATTCACAAAAACAAATGTTTATCTGAGGTAAAGAAGATGTTTTATTTGAGATCGTATCTAAAAGGTGAAGCTTTGGCTTTAATAAGCAATTTAGAGCTAACTGATGAATCATACAAAGAGGCTTTAAAATTGTTGGATGAAAGATACAACAATGAATCATTATTGGTAAGTAgtcacatttataaaattttagataTGCCACCAGTAGTAAAGGGGACTAGTTCTAGTCTAAGAGAATTTGTTTCTCTTATAAAACAGCAAGTGACTGCTCTGAAAAATCTAGGCGAACTAACTGATGCTTGGAATTCTCTGTTGGTATGTTTGCTTTCTAGAAAACTGGATTCACACACTAATAAATGTTTTCAACTTGACAGAGACAATTCCAAGTTATCAACCCTTAATGAGTTCTTGCAATATCTAGAAAATAGGGCCTTAGCTTTGGAGTCAGTCACAACAGCAGCTGATAATGTCAGTCGACAAAAAGTAAAAGTTTCTCATGTTActgtaaataataaaagtgaCAAAAAATGTAAGTTTTGTCTTACTCTTGGCCATAAGCTATACCAATGTCAAAACTTTAAATTAGAAAgctttgaaaataaatcagatttcattttaaaaaacaaaatatgtatagTGTGCCTAAGTGCTCATTCGGGCAAATGTAGATTTAAATTTAAATGTCAAATTTGTTCTAGTTCAGAGCACAATTCTATTTTGTGCAATACTAATAATGTAGTGCAACATAAGGTAGGGTTAGTAGGAAGAATCCCCAATACCACAGTGCTTTTGCCAACAGTAAAATTTAGAGTCAAAACAAAAGACGATCAATATTTAATAGTCAGAGGACTTAATGATTCTGGGTCAGAAGTATCTCTTATAACACAACAGTTGGCAAAACAGTTAGGGCATAGTATTGATGCTTCACAAATGACTCTGGTAGGTGTCACAAATTGTGCCAAAAGTATCACAGAATCGGTTacaataaaaattgagtcatgtatttataattttagtATGGAAGTTACTTGCCATATTATAGACAATATTACATGTATGTTACCACATTTGCAATTTGAAAGTAGTAAGCTTATCCCTAGTACCGTGCAGTTGTCAGATAATGCATTTAATACTCCTGGAACTATCGACGTTTTGTTAGGGGCTAATATTTTCTTTAGCATATTGCTTACTGGTACTATAAAGTTAGGTTGTAACAATTTAGTATTGCAAAACACATTTTTGGGTTATGTTGTCAGTGGAGAAATTCCTGAGGTggcaaaaaataaatttatgtgCAATAATGCAGTCAGCTTGTTTATACAAAATAACACCAGTAGCGTAGATGTTAGTTCAAATCTAgaaaatataatttcaaaattttgggAGTGTGAGCGAGTACCACAAGTCATAGTGGAGTATGATAACGATCAAGCTGCTTGTGAGCAAAGGTTTAGGAATTCAGTGTGTAGAATAAATAATCGTTTTCAAGTAGAATTGCCTTTAAAGAAAAATGTTGAAAGCTTGAATATTGGTGATACTTTTTCAGCAGCACACAGTAGATTTTTAAATCTAGAAAAGAGACTTCACGTTAATCCTGAATTGTTTGGGTCATATAAACAGTTCATTGATGAATATGTTGCCTTAGGCCATGCAAAAATTCTGAATTTGGGTGAAATTGATATTAACAATCCAAGTAATTATTTTCTGAGTCATCATGCAGTTATAAGACAAGATAAGAAAACTACTGTGTTCGATGGAAGTTTAAAATCCAAGAGAGGTATAAGTCTGAATGAATGTATGTTTTATGGAGCAGTAGTACAGCCAGAGCT CAATTCTTTAGAAGATGCCATTGAAACTCAAAGGCAACTAATTTCAATTTTAAACCTAGGATCATTCAAATTGCATAAATGGTCATCAAATTCAGAAACAATTCTAAAAGAAATTCCCACTCATCTGCAACATTTGGATGACAAGGATTTCtctcaaaacaattttgttattaaaGCACTTGGACTTGAGTACAATGTTAGAACAGATATTTTTGAAATCTCAGTGCCAAGAACTAATTTTGAAACATGTGTCACAAAAAGGCAAATCCTTAGTGCTATTTCAAAACTTTGGGATCCAATGGGTATTTGTGGACCTATTTTAGTAGAATCCAAATTAATAATGCAGAAACTATGGTTAGCTAAATTAAAATGGGATGAAGTAGTTTCTGATGAGTTATTAGatttatggaaaaaattttccAGTGAGCTTGCTCAaatggaaaaaattattttaccaaGGAATTTAAAGTTCACAGGGGCATCTAGTATATCTCTTATTGGATTTTGTGACTCTAGTATTTATGCCTATGGTGCAGTAATATATACACAGACTATAAAAGATGaaaaaattcatattaatctTTTGTGTTCGAAGTCACGAATTGCACCAATCAACAAAAAACTCTCCATTCCTCGCCTTGAGTTAAATAGTGCTCTTTTACTGAGTAACCtgattaataaaatttttctgttATTGAAAAATGAAGTTTCAAAAGTATATTTATATTCTGACTCAAATATTGTATTAGCATGGATAAAAAGTGACCCAATTAATTTAAATCCCTATGTTGCTAATAGAATAACTAAAATGCAAAGTTTAACTAGGGATTTTAAATGGGGTTATGTTCCATCAAAACAAAATCCTGCGGATTGTCTGAGCAGAGGAGTGTCCCCACTAGACTTGAAGTTGAATTCAATTTGGTTTACAGGACcagattttgtaaaaataatgACATCTCGTTGA